TACGAGGCGCCCGCGGTCGCCTTGGCGCAAATTGACGACGCGATCATGCGGGCAACCGGCGCCATCGACAGGACCGAGCTTGCGCTCGCGCTTAAGCCGCAGCTCAAGGACGTGGAGCCTTGGTGTGACGGCGATCGGTGGGTCGCTGCAAGGGCAATTATCGAATCGCGTCTGATCAAAGCATTCAAGGCCGGCCATGTTGGCAAGGTGATCGATCACTACGGGCGGCATACCGGATGGAAGCGGTTGCTGCCTAAGTGGGTGAGGGTGGATGGGAAGTGGGTGAAAGCATGCTGACGCGCAAGACACCGCTCAAGCGGCGCAAGCCCATGGCGCGAGGCAGGCCGCCGAGGTCCACGGCGCCGACGATCCGAGCCACGAAGCCCAAGCCGCCGCCCCGCGCGTCGATGAAGGCCCGCAAGAAGGGGGGAAAGAAGCCGCCCAAGACCGTTTACCGCAATCAGGCACTACTTGAGCTGGCCGAGGGCGAGGAATGCTTGCTGCGCGTGCCTGGGTGGTGCCAGGGTGGCACTGACAGCACCGTTGCATGCCATTCCAACCGCTTGCAGGACGGCAAGGGCAAGGGCATCAAGGCCCACGATTGGGCCATCGCTTTCGGTTGCGTTGCGTGCCACTGGTTCATCGACCAATCGAGCGAGTCGCACGCCCTGAAGTTGTCCTATTTCGTGCCTGGCCTGCGCTTGACGCGGGCGCGGCTCATTACCCTAAGCAAGTGGCCGGACGAAGCCGAGCGCGGCTTTCAACTGAACTACGGGACGGCTGAATGAGCGCCGTTATCTTGACCATGCCCATCGCCGTTCCCGCTGCATCGCCCCAGGTCGAGGACGGCTACACGCGCATTTCCAATGAGCTGTTGGGGGCGCTGGTGCTCGCCGACCTGAGCAAGCAGCAATGGGAGGTCATGATGGCGGTGATCCGAAAGACCTACGGCTTCAACAA
The Achromobacter sp. AONIH1 DNA segment above includes these coding regions:
- a CDS encoding nuclease domain-containing protein, with the translated sequence MLTRKTPLKRRKPMARGRPPRSTAPTIRATKPKPPPRASMKARKKGGKKPPKTVYRNQALLELAEGEECLLRVPGWCQGGTDSTVACHSNRLQDGKGKGIKAHDWAIAFGCVACHWFIDQSSESHALKLSYFVPGLRLTRARLITLSKWPDEAERGFQLNYGTAE